Proteins from a genomic interval of Musa acuminata AAA Group cultivar baxijiao chromosome BXJ1-9, Cavendish_Baxijiao_AAA, whole genome shotgun sequence:
- the LOC135592554 gene encoding beta-glucuronosyltransferase GlcAT14B-like, translated as MEMMKAKIPLLHCAMDKRWVWAVMLISIVLVFFAAASNMSILSSIHTMYFLTNATTPAIVESTSFPASTPPPPVGSPIPRLAYFISGSKGDLDRLWRTLRALYHPRNLYVVHLDLESPASERLRLISRVANETLFAKVGNVHVIKKSNLVTYRGPMVIANALHACAVLLKKGGQWDWFINLSASDYPLVTQDDILHTFSSLPRNISFVEHTSRLDWKEDQRARPLIVDPGLYMSKKTDILWVSQRRETPTAFKLFTGSAWVALSREFVEFCVWGWDNLPRRLLMYYTNFISSSEGYFQTVICNAPEFSNTVANHDLHYIAWDVPPKQHPRVLTMADMSKLVGSNAPFARKFRRDEPVLDKIDAELLGRANGSFVPGGWCAGSPPCSEVGDPTRLRPGPGAQRVTLLMDGIVRSNKFGRNQCK; from the exons ATGGAGATGATGAAAGCGAAGATTCCTCTGCTACACTGTGCCATGGATAAAAGATGGGTGTGGGCTGTGATGCTGATCTCAATTGTCCTCGTCTTCTTCGCCGCCGCCTCGAACATGAGCATCCTCTCCTCCATCCACACCATGTACTTCCTGACCAACGCCACGACCCCTGCCATCGTGGAGTCCACATCGTTCCCCGCTTCGACGCCGCCGCCGCCTGTCGGTTCCCCGATTCCCAGGTTGGCCTACTTTATCTCCGGATCCAAGGGAGATCTGGATCGCCTGTGGAGGACGCTGCGGGCGCTGTACCATCCTCGGAACCTCTACGTCGTGCACTTGGACTTGGAATCTCCGGCGAGCGAGCGGCTGCGGTTGATTTCGCGCGTCGCCAACGAGACCCTCTTCGCCAAGGTCGGGAACGTGCATGTAATCAAGAAGTCGAACCTGGTTACCTATCGAGGGCCGATGGTGATAGCCAACGCGCTCCACGCCTGTGCTGTGCTTCTCAAGAAGGGCGGGCAGTGGGACTGGTTCATCAACCTCAGTGCCTCTGATTACCCTCTCGTTACACAAGACG ATATACTGCACACCTTCTCGTCCTTGCCGCGGAACATAAGCTTTGTGGAGCACACGAGCCGATTGGATTGGAAAGA GGACCAGAGAGCGAGACCTTTGATCGTTGACCCTGGATTATACATGAGCAAGAAGACTGATATCTTATGGGTAAGTCAGAGAAGAGAGACACCGACTGCATTCAAGCTGTTCACAG GCTCTGCATGGGTTGCTCTGTCGCGGGAGTTCGTCGAGTTCTGCGTGTGGGGATGGGACAACCTGCCGAGAAGGCTCCTCATGTACTACACCAACTTCATCTCCTCCTCCGAAGGCTACTTCCAGACAGTGATCTGCAACGCGCCCGAGTTCTCCAACACCGTCGCCAACCATGACCTTCACTACATCGCGTGGGATGTGCCGCCGAAGCAGCACCCGCGCGTCCTCACCATGGCCGACATGTCTAAGTTGGTAGGCAGCAACGCTCCTTTCGCCCGCAAGTTCAGGCGGGACGAACCCGTGCTGGACAAGATCGACGCGGAGCTTCTTGGCAGGGCTAATGGAAGCTTCGTCCCGGGTGGGTGGTGTGCGGGTAGTCCGCCGTGCTCCGAGGTCGGGGATCCGACACGGCTCCGGCCCGGACCGGGGGCTCAGAGGGTAACTTTGCTGATGGATGGGATTGTTCGGTCCAACAAGTTCGGCCGGAACCAATGTAAATAG
- the LOC135592552 gene encoding vesicle-fusing ATPase-like yields the protein MAGRFGFGASSAADSMTVVNTPTQDLALTNFAYCSPADLNKFATSGSKHVLIFVGDSVVLTLRAHQNIPSDHIALNAIQRRHTRVSSGDQISVSRFVPPDNFKLALLTLELDFVKGKTNRTEQLDAVLLAQQLRKKFIDQIMTTGQKVLFEYCGTNYIFTVSQALLEGQDDSKGVDRGMISMETYFVFEASPNSGIKIINQREAASSKIFRHKEFNLLKLGIGGLSVEFTEIFRRAFASRVFPSHVVSKLGIKHVKGMLLYGPPGTGKTLMARQIGKLLNGREPKIVNGPEVLSKYVGETEKNVRDLFADAENDQRTQGDQSDLHVIIFDEIDAICKSRGSTRDGTGVHDSIVNQLLTKIDGVESLNNVLLIGMTNRKDLLDEALLRPGRLEVHVEINLPDENGRLQILQIHTSKMKENSFLAADVSLQELAARTKNYSGAELEGVVKSAVSFALNRQISMDDLTKPLDEESIKVTMDDFLHALHEIVPAFGASTDDLERCRLNGIVDCGERHMHIHERAMLLVEQVKVSQGSPLVTCLLEGLSGSGKTAMAATIGIESDFPFVKIISAETMIGLSEGSKCAQIVKVFEDAYKSQLSIIILDDIERLLEYVAIGPRFSNLISQTLLVLLKRLPPKGKNMLVIGTSSEVGFLESLGICDAFSVTYHVPRLNREDAKKVLQSLSVFSEDDLDLAVEELNDISIKKLYMLVEMAAQGSDGKSAEAIRSGKEKIDLNHFYDILQDIL from the exons ATGGCGGGTAGGTTCGGATTCGGCGCCTCGTCGGCGGCCGACTCCATGACTGTGGTGAACACGCCGACCCAGGATCTTGCCCTGACCAACTTCGCCTACTGCTCCCCCGCGGACCTGAACAAGTTCGCCACCTCCGGATCGAAGCACGTCCTCATATTCGTTGGAGATTCCGTCGTCCTCACCCTACG TGCTCACCAGAACATTCCTAGCGATCATATTGCTTTGAATGCCATACAGCGTCGTCATACAAGAGTTTCATCCGGTGATCAAATCTCAGTTAGCAG ATTTGTTCCTCCGGATAACTTTAAGCTGGCATTACTCACACTAGAGTTGGATTTTGTTAAAGGCAAGACTAATAGAACGGAGCAA CTGGATGCTGTACTTCTTGCTCAACAACTTCGGAAAAAATTCATTGACCAG ATTATGACAACTGGTCAAAAGGTATTATTTGAATATTGTGGAACCAACTATATATTTACGGTTAGTCAAGCTCTGCTTGAGGGACAAGATGATTCCAAAGGCGTGGATAGAGGAATGATATCCATGGAGACATATTTTGTTTTTGAAGCTTCTCCAAATTCGGGCATTAAG ATAATTAATCAGCGTGAAGCTGCTAGCAGCAAAATATTCCGTCATAAAGAGTTCAACCTTCTGAAGCTGGGAATAGGAGGACTAAGTGTTGAATTTACAGAAATTTTTCGAAGGGCATTTGCTTCTCGAGTTTTTCCTTCCCATGTTGTTAGCAA ATTGGGTATCAAGCATGTGAAAGGGATGCTGCTATATGGACCTCCTGGTACCGGCAAGACACTTATGGCTCGTCAAATAGGGAAGCTGTTGAATGGAAGGGAGCCAAAG ATTGTTAATGGGCCTGAAGTCTTAAGTAAATATGTTGGAGAAACAGAGAAAAATGTGAGAGACTTGTTTGCTGATGCTGAGAATGATCAGAGGACTCAAG GTGATCAGAGTGACTTGCATGTCATCATATTTGATGAAATTGATGCTATCTGTAAG TCAAGAGGGTCCACTAGGGATGGTACTGGAGTTCATGACAGCATTGTCAACCAGCTCCTCACAAAG ATTGACGGTGTTGAATCTTTAAACAACGTATTGCTGATTGGAATGACCAATCGGAAGGATTTATTGGATGAAGCACTGCTAAG GCCTGGACGCTTGGAGGTTCATGTTGAGATTAACCTCCCTGATGAGAACGGTCGCTTACAAATTCTCCAAATACATACTAGtaaaatgaaagaaaattctTTTCTTGCAGCGGATGTGAGCCTTCAAGAGCTTG CTGCACGCACAAAAAATTACAGTGGAGCAGAATTGGAAGGTGTTGTTAAAAGTGCTGTCTCATTTGCCTTGAATAGACAAATAAGCATGGATGATTTGACTAAACCCTTGGATGAGGAGAGCATAAAAGTCACTATGGATGATTTTTTGCATGCTCTTCATGAGATTGTCCCCGCTTTTGGTGCATCCACTGATGATCTTGAACGTTGCAG GCTTAATGGCATTGTTGACTGTGGTGAGAGACACATGCACATACATGAAAGAGCTATGCTTCTCGTGGAGCAAGTGAAAGTAAGCCAGGGTAGCCCACTTGTTACATGCCTTTTGGAAGGTCTTAGTGGCAG TGGCAAAACTGCAATGGCAGCTACAATTGGCATTGAGAGTGATTTCCCATTTGTCAAGATT ATCTCTGCAGAAACAATGATCGGTCTCAGTGAAGGAAGTAAATGTGCACAAATTGTCAAG GTTTTTGAAGATGCTTATAAATCTCAACTAAGCATCATAATTCTTGATGATATTGAGAG GTTATTAGAGTATGTTGCTATTGGACCGCGCTTTTCAAATTTAATTTCACAGACATTATTAGTCCTCCTGAAACGGCTTCCTCCAAAG GGTAAGAACATGCTGGTAATAGGGACAAGCAGCGAGGTGGGATTTTTGGAGTCTCTTGGTATATGTGATGCATTCTCTGTTACATATCATGTTCCGAGATTGAACAGGGAAGACGCCAAGAAG GTGCTGCAAAGCCTCAGCGTATTTTCTGAAGATGATCTTGACTTAGCGGTTGAAGAACTGAATGAT ATATCAATCAAGAAGTTGTATATGCTTGTGGAGATGGCTGCACAAGGATCCGATGGAAAAAGTGCCGAAGCTATTCGTTCTGGAAAAGAGAAAATTGACCTTAACCATTTCTATGATATATTGCAAGATATATTGTAA